Genomic DNA from Halorussus rarus:
CGTCAGGGAGGGTTTCGCGCTGTTCGACGACGTGGTCGGCGACCGCTACCGCGGCGACCACACCGACCTGAACGCGCTCGTCCCGACCCACGGCGGGACCGTCAAGCCCACCGCGCGGTACCCCGCGAGCGTCGCGCCCGGACTCGCCAGCGACGACCGGCCGGTCCTGCTGGTCGGCTTCGAGACCGTGCCCGACTTCGACGCGCCGCTCGCGGCCGACCACCTTCGGGCCGCAGGCGTCCCCTTCCCGGTCCGGGGTGTCACGGTCCGGTTCCCCGGCGGCTTCCGGGCCGACGCCGCCCGGACCAGGCTGGCGGACGCGCTCGACGCGGACGAACGCGTGGCAGTCGGCGACGACGCGGGACCGTACTCCGAGTCGCTGCCGATTCGCCGCGCGCTCGCCGAGACCGCGAAGGACCACCTCCGGGGAGAGAAGCGGGTCGGCTTCCCGGCCCTGCTCGGCCGGCACGAGACCGAGGAAGTGCGGGCCGACCTCGAGGCCGAACTAGACGCGGCCGTCTTCGAGGTGCCGACGGGGCCGCCGAGCCTGCCGGGGATGCGCCTCGAAGGCGCGCTCCGCGGGGCCTGCCGGGAGGCCGGCGTCCGATTCACCACGGGGAATCCGGTGGTGGACTTCGAGATCGACGGCGAGGCTGACGATTCCGACCCGGATTCCCTCGCGGCGGTCCGCGTCGAGCGCAACGGCGCGGCGATTCCCTTCCACGCCGACCAGTTCGTGCTGGCGACCGGCGGACTGGTCGGGAAGGGCGTCGACTCCGACCGCGAGCGAGTGCGCGAACCGATCTTCGACTGCTACGTCCCGCACCCGGACGACCGGTACGACTGGTCGGCCGACGGGGCGTTCGGCGACCACGCCTTCGCGCGATTCGGCGTGGAGACCGACGACGACCTCCGGCCGCTCGACCGACGGGGCGACCCGGAGTTCGGAAACCTGCGGGCGGCCGGCGCGGTGCTGGGCGGCTACGACTTCGCCGCGGAGAAGTCCGGGTCGGGAGTCTCGCTCGCCACGGGGCTCGCGGCCGGGCGGCGCGCGGCCGAGGAGGCGACGAGATAACGATGAGTGACGCACCGAACGCGAACGACGCGAGCGAGACAGGCTCCCCGAACGAACCGGACGACCCCCACGACGCGAGGGAGGAGGCGACCGTCGAGAGCGACGAGTTCGAGCCGGTGCACGTCTTCGAGGAGAGCGAGGAGATGGACCTCCGGCCGGGCAGCGACGACTGCTACAAGTGCTCGACCTGCGACTCGGTCTGCCCGGTCGCGGAGGTCGACGACGAGTTCCCCGGCCCGAAGTTCCAGGGCCCCGAGCAGTGGCGGCTCAAGCGCAAGGGCGACCGGGATGTCGACGAGTCGGTGATGTCGTGCTCGAACTGCATGCGCTGCGACTCGTCGTGTCCTTCCGACGTTCCCCTCAGCCAGATGCACAACACGGCTCGCGGGGAGTTCGTGGAGGAACAGATGGAGAAGCTCTCGCGGGAGTACGTCCGCAATCGAATCCTGGCGAACTACCGATTCTTCGCCGAAGTGGCGAGCAGGATGCCGCGGCTCGCCAACTTCGTGATGGGCAACTCGCTCGTCCAGGCCGTCAACGAGAGGCTGCTCGGCATCACCGCCGAGCGCGACTTCCCCGAGTTCGCCGACGAGACGTTCCGGGAGTGGTGGGAGAAGCGAGGCGGCAGCGCCGCCTCGAAGAAGCGAGCGCGGGAGGCGCGAGCGGAGCGCGGGGGCGCGCAGGCCAGGAGCGAGGACAAGCGCGTGGCGTACTTCCACGGCTGCTACTCGAACTACAACACCCCTGAGGTGGGCAAGGCGATGGTGCGACTCTACGAGCACTTCGGCTACGAGGTGCTGGTCCCCCCGCAGAAGTGCTCGGGCACGCCGATGTTCGCCAACGGGATGCTGGCCGACGCCCGGCGCGCGGCCGAGACGAACGTCCGGGAACTCGCGGCCGCTATCGAAAGCGGCGCGGACATCGTCGCCTCCTGCACCTCGTGCTCGATGTCGCTCCGCCAGGAGTACCCCGAACTGTTCGACTTCGAGGGGACCGCCGGCGTCGCGGCCCGGACCTACGAGGCCCTCGAGTACCTGCGACTCCACGAGGACCTCGACGGTTCGCTGGAGGCGGCCGACGCCGATCTCGACGGCGCCGCCTTCGCGTACCACGCGCCCTGTCACGCCCGCAACCAGGGCGTCGACGGCCAGGCGGTCGAACTGCTCGACCGACTCGACGGCGCCGACGCCGAGGACGTCGGCCCCTCGTGCTCGGGCATCTCGGGCACCTACGGCTGGAAGGCCGAGAAGTACGACGCGTCGATGGAGATCGGCGCCGAGATGTTCGACCACATGGAGGAATCGCCGGCCGAGACGGGGCTGACCGAGTGCCCGACCTGCGCGATGCAGATGGAACACGGAACGGGCTACGAGGTCCGCCACCCGCTCGAGGTGCTTGCCGAGGCGCTGGTCGACGGCGAGAACTGAGAAAATCGGGGCTCGGTTCGGCTACCCGGCCGCTTCCGAGGCGATTACGAGGCGTTCCGGTCGGCGAGCGCGAGGAGTTCGCCGTACCCCTCGTTCTCGGGGAACTCCGAGATTACGTGCTGGAGTTCGCCGGTGGAGGCGGCCTCTGCGACCACGCCCGTCACCGCCTGCGAAGCGTGCTTCGGGCTCGCGTCGGGGTCGAGCCGGTCGCCCACGCGGTCGGTGAACTCCGCACCGCCGGACCCGAAGTCGGGACCGAGTTACTCCGCTGTATCTCCGTCCCACGAGACGCCGGCGGTCACGAGCCACGCGCCGACGAGGACGCCGAGTGCGTCGGTGACGGCCGCGGACAGCGCCGTCATCCGGAACGGGCCCCGCCAGGGCCCGGCCGAAATCGCCCCGACGTGGTCTGGGTTCGGCGCGACGAAGTGGAAGTAGACGCCGAACACGAGCGACGCAGCCATCGAGACGGCGAGGGCCGTCGCTCCTGTCGCTTCCTGTCCGCGCCAGAGCAATCCGAGCGCGACCAGCGGCGCGAGCACTATCACCCCGTAGACGAACGCCCACTGCCACCGCGAGAGCGGGACCGGAATCGCGGCGTGCGGAACGCCGTGAGCCGCGCTCGCCGCGGTGTGCAGACCGACGGCGAGCGCCGCGACCCGGAGTTCGCGCGCCATCTACGGCTCGGCCGCCTCCGCGGAATCGTCGGTCCTCGAGCCGTCGCCGTGACTCGTCCTCACCGCTTTCCCGCGCCACTCGTACCCGGCCGCGGTCTCGCGGACGGTCCCGTCCCCGCACCACCGCTCGACCACCGCGTCGAGTCCCTCCCGGTAGGTCGGATACCGCGGTTCCCAGTCGAAGTCGCGCCGGAACCGCTCGGCGGTCGTGGGCATCGGACTCGTCAGCAGCCGGACCGTCGCCTCGCCCGCGAGGTACTTCGCCAGCCACACCGGTACGCGGCGGGGCTCGGGCGCGTCGAGACGGTCCGCGAACGCCCGAATGAAGTCGGCGGTCGTGACGTGTTCCTCGTCGACGACGTGGTAGAGGCCGACAGAGTCGCTCTCGACTGCCTCGGCGAACGCCCGCGCAGCGTCGTCGACGTGCAGGACGGAGAGTTCCGCGTCCTTGCGACCGAGCAGACCGCCGCCGAGTATCGGCATGTTGCCGGCGAGCAGTTCCTCCCCGAACGTTCGCGTGTGGGCCGAGTCGTGAGCGTAGAAGAAGCCACAGCGGAGGACGGTCGTCTCGAATCCAGCCTCCCGGGCCGCCTCCCGAGCGATGCGCTCGGCGTCCAGCGCCGACTGAGTGGTCCGGTCCGGGTTCGGCTTCGCGGTCTCGTCGAACCGCGAGCCGTCCGGCTGGCGGGCGACCCAGACGACGCTCTGCTGGACGAAGCGGTCCGCACCGACGTCGGCCGCGACCGCGGTCAGGTTCCGCGCGCCCTCGCGACGCACGCGGTCGTTTCGCTCCCAGTCCCCGTCGGTCGGTTTTCGAGCCGTCGGGATAGCGGTGGCTGCGTGGACCACGGCGTCGGCTCCCGCCGCGGCGTCGCGGAGCGAGTCGCGGTCGAGCACGTCGCCGCGCCGCGGGTCTCCGCCCCGCGCCCGGACCAGTTCGTCGCCCGAGTCGGTCCGCGTCAGGCCGACGATCGCGTGACCCCGGTCGGCGAGGTCGGCAACGAGTCGCCGCCCGAGGACGCCGGTCGCGCCCGCGATGAACACTCGCATGGACGAACGGACGGGCGGCCCGACGGTAGCGGTTCTGCCGGACCTGCGCGGTGGGTTTATAACTTCGGCAGTCGCGGGTCTCGGCATGCGTCGCGTCCAGTTGACGTTCTACGCGCCCGACGCCGAGGTCCACCCGATCCACACGATGCTGGCCGAGCGCGACTACGTGGACGCCGCCGAGATGGTCCACTGGAACGACGCGGGCGAGACCATGACCCACGCGTTCTACGTCGAGGGCGACCGGGAGGCGTTCTCCGCGGAACTCGCCGAGACGCCCGAGGTGCGGGCGTACGACGTCACGCCGGTCGACGACCGCGGCTTCTACGCCCACGTCCGGGCCGAGACGACCCCCGTCCAGCGGGCGATGTTCGACGCCTACCGCGAGGGCGGCGTCGTGGTCACCTCGACCCTCGAACACACCGACGACGGCGGCGTCACCTTCGACGCGGTCGGCACCGCGGACGCGCTACAGGAACTTCACGACACGGCGCCCGAGGAGGTCGTCGTCAGGGTCGAGCGGGTCGGCGGAATCGAGGCCACCCCGGAGACGGTGGCGGCGGTTCTCTCCGCGCGCCAGCGCGAGGCGGTCGAGACGGCCGTCGCGGCGGGCTACTACGACGTGCCCCGGACCGCGAGCCACGAGGACGTGGCCGAGGCGCTGGACTGCGCGCCGAGCACGGCGTCCGAGCACCTCCGGAAGGCCGAATCGAAGGTACTGCGGGCGCTGTTCGGGGAGTAGAGTCGGAAGTCGAACCGGGCCGAAGAAGTCAGTCGTTCCGCGGCGCCGCGGTCGGCGTCGGTTCCTCCTCCACGTAGTCGAGGTCGTCGGTGTAGTAGTCGACCAGCAGGACCGCGAAGGCGCCGACGAAGCCGGCGGTGAGGACCGTGGCGAAACGGGTCGGCGTCCACGCGCCGCCAGCACCGAGTATTTCGGCGACTGGAAGTCGAAGCGCGCCGACCATCAGCGCGACGAGGAACGTCAGCGTCACCTCCCGGTGGTTCGCCAGCGCCCACTTCACCACCCGGGCGAAGGTGAGGATGCCGACCGCCGCACCCGCGACGAACGACGCGACCGCCACCGCGTGACCGACCACGGGGTCAAGCGAGCCGCCCCGGACGACGCCGATGGTCTCGTCGATGAACGCGTGGAGCGTGTTCGTCATGAAGATGTACTGGCCGAACAGGATGAGCAGCAGCGACCCCGAGACGCCGGGCAGGATCATCGCACAGATCGCTATCGCACCGGCGAGGAACAGCACGACCGGCGAGTGGGGTATCGCCGCAGCGGCCGACTGGTCGGCGAGCAGGAACGCGACGACCAGTCCGACGACCGCGGCGACCTTCTCGCCGGTCGTGTCGAGTCGGACCTCGCTCCACAGGACGAACGCGGACGCCGCGATGAGACCGAAGAAGAACGCGAACAGGACCGCGGGCGAGGACTTCTCGATGCTTGCTATCGCACCTGTCACGCCGACGACGGCGGTGATGATGCCCGCGCCGAGCACGAGCAGGAACGCAACGTCCATCTCGCGGAGCATCCCGGCGATACGACCTCGCGCATCCGGGTCGTACGCGCGGGGCAGGGCGGCCAACACGCCGGGCTCGAAGGCGGCGATGGCGCCGACGAGCCGCTCGTAGATGCCGGTTATCAGCGCGATGGTGCCCCCAGAGACGCCGGGGACCGCGTCGGCGGCGCCCATGAACACGCCCTTGAGGTAGATGGAGAGCCACTCTCGCATTGCGAGACGGGTACGACGACCGTCCGGAAAACGGTTTGCTTTCTCGCAGGGCGCGGAGATACCGGTGGAGCGGCCGTGACGGGACGGAGCGAAGAAATCCGATACCGAACTGAGGAGAACTGGCGTGGAATCGTCGGGTCGTTCCGACGCCGGCTTCAGTCCCGACCGGCGAGGACGAGCGCCCCCGCGTAGGCGCCGACGAGGCCGGCGCGCGCCGGGACCGTCTCCTCGCGCTCGGGCGCGGCCGAGTCGGGCGCCGCCATCGCCGACGAGTTCGTGGCGTTGCCGTCGGTCGCGTTGCCGCCGGCCGTCTGATCGCCGTCGTCGGTCTGGTTACCGGCGGCCGTCTCGTTCGACGGGGACTGGTCACCCGCGCTCGTCTGGTTGCCCGACGAGTCGTTCTGGTTCTGCTGGAGCGGGACTGACGTCTCCGTCAGCTCGACGGTGACGTTCTGCTCGCTCTCGCCGATGACCTGACCCTCGGTGACCGGAGCGGTCGCGTTGTGGTAGGTCAGGTTCCCGCTCTCGACGGTGCGGGGCGTGGTGAACTGGTACGGACCCGCAGCCCGCACGCTGACATTAGTGTACCCCTCCTCGGTACCCCACTCGTCGTACCCGGTCGTGGAGTACGGCAGCGTCATCGTGAACTGGCCGTCCTGGCCGGTCTCGGCCTGCTGGGTGTAGGTGAACGATCCGTTCTGGCCGGTCGGCGACAGCCGGACGCTCGCCGTGACCGTCGTGTTGGCCGGGGCGGACCCGGTCACCGTCGCGCCGGGCACGCGCTCGAACGTCTTGACCCACGACGGCGAGGTGCGGAACAGCGCCTGCGGGTTCACGCCCGCCCGCTGGAGCAGCCGCATCTCTGTCCGGAGCGTCCGGGCGTACTGCGAGGAGTTCGTGGCCGACGACTGGCTCTGCTTGACGACGCGGTAGTGTTCGAGCGCCGGAATCGGCTCGCTCGGGAACGGCCCGACGCCGCCGATCTGGGCCGTCGAGTCGTTGGCGACGAACTGTCGGGCCTGCTGCATCGTGTCGAACCGCCGGATGACGCTCGCGTTCGGCGACTGGGGCGTCTGGGCGAACACGTCGGGGTTCGCGCCCGAGATGCGGTCGTAGTCGATCACGACCGGGCTCGGCTCGACCCGGCTCCCGTGGTAGTTGTAGAGCCGCGAGGCCATCGTCTCGTAGTAGGCCTGGTCCTTCATCCGGAAGAGGACGCGGGGCTGGCTCTGGCTCTGCTGGTTCAGGCCGGTGTACACGCGCGTGTAGTAGTCCCACCGGCTGGCGTCGTCCTTGAACACCGTCGGCGCGGAGAACTTGGCGGTGGGTTCGACCATCTTCCAGTCGACCATCACGTAGCGGGTCTCCTCGGCGCTGTCGTTTCCGAGCGTCTCGAGGACGTCGTTCGCCTGCCGCTCGCTCTGGGAGAGCAGATAGTTCGCCGCGGTGGTGGCGCCCTCCTGGAACGGGTTGGCGTCGGGGATGCGCTCGCCCTCCACGGTGATCCAGTGGCCGTAGTCCCACCACGACATCACGCCGTAGGCGCCCTCCGGATAGTCGAAGTCGCCGTCGTTCTGGCGGTAGGTGCCGTAGTAGTCGAGTTCGCCCGCGTTGTTGGCGTTACCGTAGTCGCCCTCCGCAGGCGTGTTGTTCGCCATCCAGTCGAGCGACCCGTCCCATTCGGTTATCGCCCCGGGACGCGTCTGTCCGGACTCCATCGCGGTCCGGGTCTGGTCGATGTTGGGGGCTCCAGACGTGCCGAGGCTCGCCGGCGTGACGAGCACGGGGACGATGAGCAGCACCACGAACACGATCGCGAGGACCTGGTACCCCTCGACGTTCGTCAGCGACTCGCGGTCGGTGAGGTTCGCCACCGAGAGTATCTGCTTGAGGAGGTAGGCGTTCAGCACCGCGACGGGGACCGCGAGGTAGTAGTTGAACCGCACCTGGGTGAACGCGGCGGCGGTGATGAACGCCGCCCAGACCAGCACGAGCAGGAGTTCGGCGCGGTGGTCGTCGTTGCGGTAGGTGTTCCAGATCATCCAGACAGCGGCGACGGCTGCGGTGAACAGCATCAGCCCGTACTCCTGGATGATGACGTCGTACCAGGCGATGCCGTACTGCGGGTAGGTCTGGGAGAGGAACGGCTGGGCCTCGGCGATGGTCCGGGTCGCGGCGTTCGTGCCGAATCCGATAACACGAAGGACGTTGTTCCGGATGAGATTGAACAGTGACGGGAGCGCCAGATAGACAAAGCCGGTTATCGCGAGGATAATGCCCCCGACCGTGGCCGGATAGAGCGCGGTCCCGAGGTCCCGGGCGTCCCACTCGCGGGCGAGCCACGCCATGAACACGCAGCCGACAGCCACCGCGAACGCGAGCAGCGGCTGGAGCGGCGAGAACTTGGTCGGGCTCGGATTCAGCGTGCCGAGCGGGACCAGCAGGAGCAGGCCCGCTACAGCCATGCTCACCGCGCCGACGAACCCGAGGTGGTCGGGGCTGACGCCGCGGACGTAGTCGGCGGTCAGCTTCAGCCCGAAGAAGACGCCGAAGATGCCGACGAGGAGCACGCCCGGCGGCCACGTCCAGATGTAGAGTGCGGTGGCGACGCCGGCGAGCGCGCTGTAGACGAGCGGCGCGCGGAGCGCCTCGATGTCGCGGTCGGCGACCAGTTCGTAGACGGGCCTCTCGCGCTCGCCGACGGTTAGCGCGACCATCATCGCGAGCACGGCGAACGTCTGGAACAGCGGCTCGGCGATGTTGTGGTCGGCGAACCCGACCAGGCCGCGGCGGAGGAACGTGCCGGGGAACAGCGCCAGGACGACGACGCCGAACAGGCCGCCGGGGCGACCGCCGAGGCGCTTGCCCACCAGGTACGTCGGTATCGCGATGAGGGCGCCGAAGACCGCGGGCGCGACCAGGAGGGTCTTAGCCACGAGCGTGCTGGAGGGGTCGCCCAGGCCGACCACGAGGGCGGCAGTGGCAACCAGTTGGTCGTAGAGGGTGCCGAACTGGCCCACGCTGGTGCCGAACGGGAAGTAGGTCCAGGGGTCGAACGGCATCGTGGCGGGCCAGTTGTGCACCGTGTACTGCACCTGGCGGAGGTGGTACCAGGCGTCGTTACCAGCGAAGTACACCTCGCCGTCTCTGATGAACTGTCCGTACGACTGGAGCCGCACCCACAGCATGAACGCGATCGCTGCGGCGAGCACGGGGACGTGATACCAGTCCTCGAAGCTGTCGAGGACCGACTCGGCGGTGTCGGTCGAGTCCTCGACCTGCTCGGTCTGCTGGCTCATTGAGTTGAGGGAGTGGTAATACGCGCATAAGCCTTATCATCTGGACACGTGTCCGCTTGGGCACCTGTTTGCTGTCGTTCCGTGTTCGATGTGCAAGTATCCCCGGCTCGCATTACGTGGCCTGTCACTACGAGGGCCGTAGGAGAACCTCCGAGGCGTTAGTTGTGACTACCCATGCGCGACCGTCCGATGTTGACCGGACAGTTTAGTAGCTAATAAGTTGGGGAAGCGTATAGCGGTTTACGATGAACCTGGCCCTCGTTACGGTGGACTCTCTCCGTGCAGACCACGTCGGCTGTTACGGTTACGAGCGGGAGACAACGCCGAATATCGATAATTTAGCCTCCCACTCCCACACATTCACCGATACTGTCGCTCATGCTTGCGCTACACGGCCTTCTTTTCCGTCGCTTCTCACGTCTACTCAAGGGATGCTCTACGGGGGTTTCGACCACCTCTCCGACGAGCAAATTCCAATCTCCGTTCCACTCTCGGAGCGGGGGTACGCTACCGGAGGATTTCACTCGAACCCCTTTCTCTCCGCCGAGTTCGGTTACGCTCGGGGATTCGACGTCTTCAGTGACTCAGAGGACGACCCGACGCTCGTTTCTCGAATCCGGCGCTATGTCTCGAACAACCTCGACGGACCGCTCCACGACCTGCTGGAGTGGCTGTACAACCGAGGGCAGGAACACGCGGGTGTGGACGTAGGGTCGTACTACCAAGACGCAGCGTCGCTCACCGACGAGGCGCTAGCGTGGGTAGAATCCGCAGAAGAACCGTGGTTCCTGTGGGTCCACTACATGGATCCCCATCACCCCTATATCCCGCCCGACGAACACCAAGTGTTCGGCGAGACCCAGTCGAAGCGCCGCGGGGTGAAACTCCGCCAGCAGGTCCTCGAAGATCCTGATTCGCTCTCCGACGAGGACTGGTCGGATCTAATTGACCTCTACGACGCGGAGATTCGATACACCGACACCGAAATCGGCCGTCTAATCGACAGTCTGGACGACGCGACGTGGATGCTAACGGCGGATCACGGCGAGGAGTTTTACGAACACGGAAACTTCGGGCACAAGAACCGCTTCTACGAGGAGCACGTCCACGTTCCCCTACTGTTCGGCGGAACCGAAGGATCGGGCCGCCACGACGATCTCGTGGGCCTCAACGACGTTCCTGCGACCCTGCTGGAGGAGGCCGAAATCGACGTGCCGGAGACTTACCGCGGTCAGCATGTCCTGTCTGGCGAGCGCGACCGAGTCGTCGGTGGGTGGGGCAGTGACGCCGGGACCAACCTCGATGAGATTCGTCTGATGAGTCGGACCAGTGAGGAGAAGTACATCCGGAACGTCGAGACCGATACTGAGCAACGCTACGACCTGCGAAACGACCCGAACGAGCAAGAGAACATCGCCGCGAACGGGATTCCAAACGAACACGTTTCCGCAGTTGAGATCTTCGTTGACGAGATACAGGATACGGCCGGTCGCTCAGAGTCGGTCGAAGTCGGTGACGACATCGAAGAACGACTCAAAAACCTCGGATACAAGGAATGAGTCGGACTGGGAGTTTCGGTCTGGAGGTGTCCAAGGGGTTTGTGGGGAAGATACTGCTCATGCTCGTCGGATTCGCGGGGAGCATCGTCTTCGCGCGCGTTCTCGGGCCGGTTGGCTACGGTGCCTTCCACGTCGTCGTCGCACTAACAAACGTCCTCGACAATCCCATCAGCGGCCTCGGCACTGCATGCAAGAAACGCATCTCCGAACACGGCCAAGACGCTGGAGCCATCCTTACCATCGGCCTTGCCGTGACCGCTGGAATGGGACTTCTCGTCGGCGGTCTCCTACTAGTCGTAGGGCCGCACTTTAACTACTTCGATATCGAGAACGGCCCGCTGTACGTCACCGTCGCGTTCTTCGGCATCATCTTCTTCAAGGTCCTGCAACCGATGGTCGCCGGTCAGGGTCAGTTCGGGACCGCTGTGTTCCTCGACTCCATGCGGTCGTTCTTCACAATTCCGATCCAGTTAGTACTGATCTTCCTCGGATGGGGCATCGCCGGGATGGTCTATGGGCTCACCGCCGCATCCCTGCTGACAGTCCCGATTACACTCTACGTCCTCGGCGTCCGTCCGGCGATGCCCGACCGAGAGGCGATCCGGAGCATTTGGGAGTACGCGAAGTTCTCCGTTCCGAGCAACTTCATCGGCACCGCATACGGGAAGGTTGATATCTTGCTCCTCGGTGCGATTCTCGGATCGGGTGCATCGGGTCAGTACAAAATCGCCATGCAACTCGTCCTTCCCGGTGCGTCCCTCTCAATGGTGATGCGATCGGGGCTGTTTACCGAGGTTAGTTCGCAGTCGAGTCGCGGCGAGGGCATCGCCCAACAGGTCACGAATAACGTCGCGTTCGCATCGGTGCTGGCCATCCCGCTGTTCTTCGGTGCGCTGGCGATGCCGGAGTCCATCGTCGTCACGATCTTTGGGAGTGAGTATCGCGCGGCCGCGCCGCTCCTCGTGGGCCTCGCCGCGTACCAAATCCTCCAGACACAATCGTCCCAGATTTCGTCGGTACTCGAGGGCCTTGACCGGCCGGACCTCAGGATGTACATCGTCGCCGTGACGCTCGTGACGAACGTAGTACTCGGCGTCATTCTCGTCCGTAACCTCGGCACGGCCGGCATCGTCGTCGCTACCATCATCGCCGAGGCTCTAAAGTTCTCGTGGATGACGTACCTCGCGCGTCAGCACGTGAAGTACGAAATTTTCCCGACCCCCGTTCGATACCAGTTCGTCGCCGCTATCGGGATGTTCGTGATAGTAGAACTCCTCCACCGGTGGTGGGGCGTGAGGTCGTGGTTCGACCTCCTAGCTATCGTCGGTGCTGGGGCCGCCATCTACGCTGTGGTATTGATATTGCTCTCTGAGATCTTCATGCACACCGCTAAAAGCATTCTTGCTGACGCTCGAGAGCAGTATCGGTAATCAAGAACCATGGTCCAAATTTGAACGATTTTCCGGCTTTCTTCTAACTGCAGGTGCCCGTATTTTCAGTAACTAAATGTAGCCAAGGTCGCGGAGTTGCTCTTCTGGGATGTCGATATCTTCTTCGTCGACAGTCGCATCATCGACATGGTTTTCGACCCATTCTTTCACGTCGAAGACACTTTCCGGCCGCGTGTCTAGTGTGGTAGAAGAGAACGCACGCCAAGAGTGACTGCCAATGTCTTGGTCCCGCTTTCGAGACACCCAAGGAGTATCTATTCCGTGATCGCTGATTATAAGCAGTTCGTCCTCCGAAGACATCGCTGATCGGATTTCACTGACTCGCTCCGCAGTCCACTGGTACGTGTCGTAGTAGCGCTTTTGATTGTTCCGATAGACGTGTCCAGTGGCATCGATTACGTGGATGTGTGTCGCTACGAGGTTCAAATCATGGTTGAGCATCTCGCGACACCACCCGAACTGCTCGGCGGCGATTCCGCGGATTTCGCGGTCGAATTCCTGCATCGACATGTCGTTCTGGTTCGCTTCTCTGAATATGTCCCATGCGCGCTGAAGTTCCTCTCCGCGGTGGACGCCTGGCCAGTTGTGAACGACTCGCCCCGGCCCGTTTAAGAAAGTTGGGGCATCAACTTCCTCCAATTCCCAGTCTGCACCGGTAACTCTTTCAGCTGCCTCCCCCAAGGCAGCACGGTGCTTACCCGGAAGCCAGCCCACAAATCGGGACGCAAAGTTTACCACGGGATTGTCCCACTGACTAGTTCGCTCCTTTGTTATCCCATGTTTTGAAGGGTGGTATCCCGTCGCAATTGTGGGCCACACTTCGATTGTATGGGGTTTCTCGTACATATATGAAAAGGTTTCACACTCCCCATAGGTGGATAGTTGGAATTCGTCCGTTCCGGATCGCTCTACATGAGCGGGATCAAGCGCGTCA
This window encodes:
- a CDS encoding oligosaccharyl transferase, archaeosortase A system-associated, producing the protein MSQQTEQVEDSTDTAESVLDSFEDWYHVPVLAAAIAFMLWVRLQSYGQFIRDGEVYFAGNDAWYHLRQVQYTVHNWPATMPFDPWTYFPFGTSVGQFGTLYDQLVATAALVVGLGDPSSTLVAKTLLVAPAVFGALIAIPTYLVGKRLGGRPGGLFGVVVLALFPGTFLRRGLVGFADHNIAEPLFQTFAVLAMMVALTVGERERPVYELVADRDIEALRAPLVYSALAGVATALYIWTWPPGVLLVGIFGVFFGLKLTADYVRGVSPDHLGFVGAVSMAVAGLLLLVPLGTLNPSPTKFSPLQPLLAFAVAVGCVFMAWLAREWDARDLGTALYPATVGGIILAITGFVYLALPSLFNLIRNNVLRVIGFGTNAATRTIAEAQPFLSQTYPQYGIAWYDVIIQEYGLMLFTAAVAAVWMIWNTYRNDDHRAELLLVLVWAAFITAAAFTQVRFNYYLAVPVAVLNAYLLKQILSVANLTDRESLTNVEGYQVLAIVFVVLLIVPVLVTPASLGTSGAPNIDQTRTAMESGQTRPGAITEWDGSLDWMANNTPAEGDYGNANNAGELDYYGTYRQNDGDFDYPEGAYGVMSWWDYGHWITVEGERIPDANPFQEGATTAANYLLSQSERQANDVLETLGNDSAEETRYVMVDWKMVEPTAKFSAPTVFKDDASRWDYYTRVYTGLNQQSQSQPRVLFRMKDQAYYETMASRLYNYHGSRVEPSPVVIDYDRISGANPDVFAQTPQSPNASVIRRFDTMQQARQFVANDSTAQIGGVGPFPSEPIPALEHYRVVKQSQSSATNSSQYARTLRTEMRLLQRAGVNPQALFRTSPSWVKTFERVPGATVTGSAPANTTVTASVRLSPTGQNGSFTYTQQAETGQDGQFTMTLPYSTTGYDEWGTEEGYTNVSVRAAGPYQFTTPRTVESGNLTYHNATAPVTEGQVIGESEQNVTVELTETSVPLQQNQNDSSGNQTSAGDQSPSNETAAGNQTDDGDQTAGGNATDGNATNSSAMAAPDSAAPEREETVPARAGLVGAYAGALVLAGRD
- a CDS encoding alkaline phosphatase family protein, which gives rise to MTLVVLALDALDPAHVERSGTDEFQLSTYGECETFSYMYEKPHTIEVWPTIATGYHPSKHGITKERTSQWDNPVVNFASRFVGWLPGKHRAALGEAAERVTGADWELEEVDAPTFLNGPGRVVHNWPGVHRGEELQRAWDIFREANQNDMSMQEFDREIRGIAAEQFGWCREMLNHDLNLVATHIHVIDATGHVYRNNQKRYYDTYQWTAERVSEIRSAMSSEDELLIISDHGIDTPWVSRKRDQDIGSHSWRAFSSTTLDTRPESVFDVKEWVENHVDDATVDEEDIDIPEEQLRDLGYI
- a CDS encoding lipopolysaccharide biosynthesis protein — protein: MGKILLMLVGFAGSIVFARVLGPVGYGAFHVVVALTNVLDNPISGLGTACKKRISEHGQDAGAILTIGLAVTAGMGLLVGGLLLVVGPHFNYFDIENGPLYVTVAFFGIIFFKVLQPMVAGQGQFGTAVFLDSMRSFFTIPIQLVLIFLGWGIAGMVYGLTAASLLTVPITLYVLGVRPAMPDREAIRSIWEYAKFSVPSNFIGTAYGKVDILLLGAILGSGASGQYKIAMQLVLPGASLSMVMRSGLFTEVSSQSSRGEGIAQQVTNNVAFASVLAIPLFFGALAMPESIVVTIFGSEYRAAAPLLVGLAAYQILQTQSSQISSVLEGLDRPDLRMYIVAVTLVTNVVLGVILVRNLGTAGIVVATIIAEALKFSWMTYLARQHVKYEIFPTPVRYQFVAAIGMFVIVELLHRWWGVRSWFDLLAIVGAGAAIYAVVLILLSEIFMHTAKSILADAREQYR
- a CDS encoding sulfatase; protein product: MNLALVTVDSLRADHVGCYGYERETTPNIDNLASHSHTFTDTVAHACATRPSFPSLLTSTQGMLYGGFDHLSDEQIPISVPLSERGYATGGFHSNPFLSAEFGYARGFDVFSDSEDDPTLVSRIRRYVSNNLDGPLHDLLEWLYNRGQEHAGVDVGSYYQDAASLTDEALAWVESAEEPWFLWVHYMDPHHPYIPPDEHQVFGETQSKRRGVKLRQQVLEDPDSLSDEDWSDLIDLYDAEIRYTDTEIGRLIDSLDDATWMLTADHGEEFYEHGNFGHKNRFYEEHVHVPLLFGGTEGSGRHDDLVGLNDVPATLLEEAEIDVPETYRGQHVLSGERDRVVGGWGSDAGTNLDEIRLMSRTSEEKYIRNVETDTEQRYDLRNDPNEQENIAANGIPNEHVSAVEIFVDEIQDTAGRSESVEVGDDIEERLKNLGYKE